The DNA window CCTTGACGCAGCGCCTGAATCATTTCCGCTGTGAGTTCAAAACGCAGGAAATGCACCGATGATGTTTTTTCGCTGTTTTCCCGCTCCAGATCTTCATCGGCAATAGCAAAGACCGGTTCGTATCCGGCGATTCTGACCCAAATCTTGTCTTCGATGCCGATCAGTGCAGCTAATTTTTCCGCACGCACGGCGGGGTCGGAGTATTCAATCATCATCGTGGCTTTCCAATTTTTCCCATTCGGAATCAAAGGGGTATACGTTTCAAGCTCATGCATGATTTCCTCTTCCTGGAAAATGCGTTCAACGCGTAGCATTTCCTGGATTTGATAGCGAACGGTCAAAGCATCCTCAAATATCAGCGTGATATTTTCTCCCAGCGAGACTTTGCGCGTTTTTTTATGCGCCATGACCTGCGCACGGAAATCGTTGCGCACTTTGGCATAAGCTTCCAACGTCAATAAGCTTTCACGAGTGACTGCGGTTGTCATTTGTTTTTCACCTGCTGGAGTGGTTTGATCAATTGATTCACTGGAATCGGATTTTGATTCTTGTTTTGAGTCGGTGCCATAGGCCATGCGCAACAGCGTCAGTGGATGCAGTTTTTGCGCTTTGCTGGTGCCGATGCCTTGCTCGATATGACGCGCAGCGATCGCGCAATCCGAACTGATATAGTCCGGATCGGAAGCAGCCATTTGCTTGAAGACCGGGCGGCCGATTTTCATCGAGTCGGCGAAATGCTCGCTTTTCACTCCCCAGGTGCCGTCATGACCGGAGCAGCGCTCCACGGTGTTAATCGTGGTATCCGGTATCAGTTGCAAGATGTCCCGGGTCTTCTTGCCGACGTTCTGCACACGCTGATGGCAGGGGATATGGTAAGCCACATTGCCTAGCGGTTGCTTGAAATCCGTTTTGAGCAAATTATCCTGATTTCTCAGCACCAGATATTCAAATGGGTCAAACATGGCGGCGGCAACGGCCTGAACCGCTGCATCATCCGGAAACATCAGCGGTAGCTCCTGTTTGTACATCAGTGTGCAGGAGGGAACCGCGGATAAAATGGCATACCCTTCTTGCGCCAGTTTCAGCAAGTGCGGGATATTTTCGTTTTTCAGTTTTTCCACCGCTTGCAAGTCACCCAATTCCAGTTTCGGCATGCCGCAGCAGGCTTCCTTTTCCACCAAGCGGGCGGGAATTTCGTTGTGTTCCAGAATCTTCAGCAAGTCATGGCCGATGCCGGGTTCGTTGTAATTGATATAGCAAGTTGCATAAATGGCTGCTTTGCCGGGCGTGCGCGCACCGTTTTTTACCGGAAAGGAATCATTGAGTTTGGCGTTTGGGCGGAATTTGTCTGCCGCATATTCCGGCAATTTACGTTCGGCATGAATTCCCAGCGCGCTATCCATGATCTTACGGACAGCCGGGGTATTGTTCATGGCATTGACGGTTTGAACCACCACGGGAATCGTCGCCAGTTTGCCCATCAAATCCGTGCTGGAGAGCAATTTGTCGCGGAAACCGGCGCCCTGGTTGTTATATTTGACCGCTTTGGCGCGCAGCATCAAATGCGGAAAGTCGATATTCCATTCGTGCGGCGGCACATAAGGACATTTGGTCATGAAGCACATGTCGCACAAATAACAACGATCGACGACTTCCCAAAATTGTTGCTTATTGACGCCGTCCAATTCGCCGCTCGCGCTGTCATCGATCAAATCGAACAAGCGCGGAAACGCTGTGCAAAGATTGACGCAGCGGCGGCAACCGTGGCAAATGTCGAAAACCCGCTCCATCTCCTGATTTAAACGGGTTGCATCATAAAAATCCGGATTTTTCCAGTCGATGGGATGACGTTTCGGTGCTTCAAGACTGCCTTCACGAGTAGCCATGGCGGAATATCTGTGTAGTGATTTTTGGATGAGTTACTGCGGGATTTAACCTAACCGGCCAATAAACCCCGCAGCGACTTTGGAATCAGCGCAATAATCGCGCTGCGATGAATTAATCGGCCAAGCTGTCCAGCGCACGTTGGAAACGATTGGCGTGCGAGCGTTCCGCTTTGGCCAGTGTTTCGAACCAATCGGCGATTTCGTCGAAACCTTCGTCGCGCGCCGTTTTTGCCATGCCTGGGTACATGTCGGTGTATTCATGTGTTTCGCCCGCGATGGCGGTTTTCAGGTTATCGCGGGAAGAACCGAACGGCATGCCGGTGGCGGGGTCGCCACAGTTTTCCAGATGCTCCAGGTGACCGTGCGCATGACCGGTTTCACCTTCCGCGGTAGAACGGAAAACCGCAGCTACATCGTTTTGGCCTTCCACATCGGCTTTTGCTGCAAAGTACAAATAACGGCGATTGGCTTGCGATTCACCGGCAAAAGCGGCTTTCAGATTTCCTTCGGTTTTTGATCCTTTGAGTTCCATTGTGCTCTCCTTTTTGAAATTGAGGGTTTTTTTATTGTTATTGTCACTGTAGATGAAAAAAATGTATTTCGTATCGCACAAAATTGAGACCAACTGAGAAGCGGAGGCGGGAAGGATGGTTGTGCATCTTGCCAACGTTTCCTTTAGCTCAATCAGCGCATGGCGAGTGCGTAAAAATACAAAATCCAATCTGTGCGTGGAGACTATCGAAGGGCTTATGGATTGTCAACTATCTGCTGGGAGGAAGAGTGGAAATCGGTAAATTTTCTGAGTATGCGAAAAAGATTTGCGGCATGAATTCTTGTAGAATGCGTGCCTCGGTAACAAAGATTATGGATCACTAATTCCAGTAGCCAATATTTTAGCTAAACCGCTGCATCGGTTCGCGTATTGTTATGCCGTCACTCCCTTATTGGCGTCTTTCCGGTTTTTATTTCTTTTATTTTGCTTTCATCGGTGCTTTTTCACCGTATTGGAGCTTGTACTTGCAAGCGCTGTCGTTTAATGCGCTGCAAATCGGCATATTGATGTCACTGCTGCTGGTCGCGCGGATTTTCTCACCGGCCGTCTGGGGTTGGCTGGCGGATCATACCGGTAAGCGCGTCCGTGTGGTTCAAGTGGCTGCGGTGAGTGGTTTGTTGAGTTTCTGCGGTTTCTTCGCCGGTGAATCGTTCGCTTGGATATTTCTTGTCATGCTGTTGATGAGTTTCTTTTGGAGCGCTTCGCTGCCACTGATGGAAGCGATCACGCTATCGCATTTGGGAAGCTATACCGACAAGTACGGCCG is part of the Gammaproteobacteria bacterium genome and encodes:
- a CDS encoding DUF3501 family protein, yielding MATREGSLEAPKRHPIDWKNPDFYDATRLNQEMERVFDICHGCRRCVNLCTAFPRLFDLIDDSASGELDGVNKQQFWEVVDRCYLCDMCFMTKCPYVPPHEWNIDFPHLMLRAKAVKYNNQGAGFRDKLLSSTDLMGKLATIPVVVQTVNAMNNTPAVRKIMDSALGIHAERKLPEYAADKFRPNAKLNDSFPVKNGARTPGKAAIYATCYINYNEPGIGHDLLKILEHNEIPARLVEKEACCGMPKLELGDLQAVEKLKNENIPHLLKLAQEGYAILSAVPSCTLMYKQELPLMFPDDAAVQAVAAAMFDPFEYLVLRNQDNLLKTDFKQPLGNVAYHIPCHQRVQNVGKKTRDILQLIPDTTINTVERCSGHDGTWGVKSEHFADSMKIGRPVFKQMAASDPDYISSDCAIAARHIEQGIGTSKAQKLHPLTLLRMAYGTDSKQESKSDSSESIDQTTPAGEKQMTTAVTRESLLTLEAYAKVRNDFRAQVMAHKKTRKVSLGENITLIFEDALTVRYQIQEMLRVERIFQEEEIMHELETYTPLIPNGKNWKATMMIEYSDPAVRAEKLAALIGIEDKIWVRIAGYEPVFAIADEDLERENSEKTSSVHFLRFELTAEMIQALRQGDMLSMGVDHPAYHALVDAIAGDVRASLMSDLTSA
- a CDS encoding rubrerythrin, translated to MELKGSKTEGNLKAAFAGESQANRRYLYFAAKADVEGQNDVAAVFRSTAEGETGHAHGHLEHLENCGDPATGMPFGSSRDNLKTAIAGETHEYTDMYPGMAKTARDEGFDEIADWFETLAKAERSHANRFQRALDSLAD